The following proteins come from a genomic window of Lycium ferocissimum isolate CSIRO_LF1 chromosome 4, AGI_CSIRO_Lferr_CH_V1, whole genome shotgun sequence:
- the LOC132054604 gene encoding protein SOB FIVE-LIKE 4-like: MDSNSQFFGEAEECNSSESGWTMYIGSPSNGEGDGDLEYNGDFDEFEDHNNKEAINRDDDEDGDTDDSMASDASSGPSHFSRNGKSGGVAMVHYKNPKEKGKAKDCSFTNNKAKNSVKNGYKNDQGKVKESMFATKGTKGASNGGGNKVRKSIWMGKGK, translated from the coding sequence ATGGATTCTAATTCCCAATTCTTTGGAGAAGCTGAAGAATGTAACAGCAGTGAATCTGGCTGGACAATGTACATTGGTTCTCCTTCCAATGGTGAGGGTGATGGTGACCTGGAATACAATGGGgattttgatgaatttgaagATCATAATAACAAAGAAGCGATTAATCGAGACGATGATGAGGATGGTGACACTGATGATTCAATGGCTTCTGATGCATCTTCAGGGCCAAGTCACTTTTCAAGAAATGGGAAGAGTGGTGGTGTAGCTATGGTTCattacaagaatccaaaggaaaagGGTAAGGCAAAAGATTGCAGCTTTACTAATAATAAAGCCAAAAATTCAGTGAAGAATGGGTACAAGAATGATCAAGGTAAGGTGAAAGAGTCTATGTTTGCTACAAAAGGAACTAAAGGTGCCTCCAATGGTGGTGGTAATAAGGTTAGGAAGAGTATTTGGATGGGCAAAGGGAAGTAA
- the LOC132052347 gene encoding uncharacterized protein LOC132052347 — protein MEKQQIEKLERESIEKLAKESIEKLEREQAEKFQRYAVEGRRYLMSKYFSDKTIFGGNIFEVKMTKDGETTKMSRFPGYQSYADPANFGDGSSSKSISTGVKKTKDGETTKVSRFPVYQSHADPANSDDDSSSESMSF, from the exons ATGGAGAAGCAACAGATTGAGAAGTTGGAGAGGGAAAGTATTGAGAAGTTGGCGAAGGAAAgtattgagaagttggagaGGGAACAGGCTGAGAAGTTTCAGAGGTATGCAGTTGAGGGCAGAAGATATTTAATGTCCAAGTACTTCTCAGACAAGACGATATTTGGAG GAAacatatttgaagtaaaaatgACCAAAGATGGAGAAACCACAAAAATGAGCAG GTTTCCTGGTTACCAGTCGTATGCAGACCCTGCTAATTTTGGTGACGGTAGCAGTAGCAAGTCAATTTCTACAG GTGTCAAAAAGACTAAAGATGGAGAAACCACAAAAGTGAGCAG GTTTCCTGTCTACCAGTCTCATGCAGACCCTGCTAATTCTGATGATGATAGCAGCAGCGAGTCAATGTCCTTTTAA